In Palaemon carinicauda isolate YSFRI2023 chromosome 18, ASM3689809v2, whole genome shotgun sequence, a genomic segment contains:
- the LOC137657414 gene encoding uncharacterized protein, with protein sequence MIKYEENEKQREENEKQRAHELELQKIRGATSNPSHVTVAVDTTRPLPFCDTDDITACLVRFEKVAVSLNWERNSWSVQLASLLRGKALDIYTSLSDDVTSDYASLKEALLKGFKKTSDWYRTAFKTAKMDSKSTYEQYLNMLFRNFDLWINSLRITKDYEDLRNIIVCVQFMSTLPKEMRLFLKERKPRTPEDYSSLADTYASAHKCYPKDEQKYFRHNANVSSSSDKISESEKPEKTSSSRPGKIACYGCGQSGHISRNCPNKVHKKKSESSLEIGQVLDNTGVCGPMVCGTVNGVTVSKILRDTGCTGVVVSEDLIPDPGTNCSYSTLIDYLGRKDRLPIVKIYLKCNLFTGWVNAVRAPLKYCTVLLGNIPGVQDHNLFPLKNTDSNIEVNAVTRAQVKRRNIVHTLSLPEPFDISIDHESFLREQQNCEALKYAREMSQSGDFKCCKNGLQYEFVMRNGLLYRKIQKCKKPQLLGKEHFPEAVALKNITSEDIAEALISIFSRVGVPKEILSDRGPQFRSELMLQVHKLLGVKPRFSTPYHPAANGRIERQHQILKSILKKICELKPNQWHHFLPAALFAIREIPSDTTSFSPFEILYGRQVRGPLTILKELWTNSDMSAGETDLYSFVLELREKLSDVSDLAVQNMNISSSTYKSYFDLKSSKRQFKADDEVLLLIPEKLGKLQFSWRGPYKIIDKHGPVDYWVNVEDVQKDDLRNLCQKYKHVFSDKPGKTSLQEHNIKIKTTEPFVRKYYPIPAHLTKDFDDEVQSLLDLGIIEQSSSNYSSPALLVKKKEELDICKAYHQIPLTPESRKYTAFSTNLGLMQYVRLPFGLNWKINMADLETVILRLQEAGLTAKPGKCFLGYEEIQYLGYVINKRGIFPQQDKITAILDMPAPTTKKQLRSFIGSVNFYGNVDCCAGVSSTAHETPSEAPLGIN encoded by the exons atgattaaatacgaagaaaatgaaaagcagagggaagaaaatgaaaagcagagggcACATGAACTTGAATTGCAAAAGATCAGAGGAGCAACATCTAACCCTAGCCATGTAACAGTTGCTGTGGATACTACTAGACCTCTTCCATTTTGTGATACTGATGATATCACCGCCTGCCTAGTAAGGTTTGAAAAGGTAGCAGTTTCTCTCAACTGGGAGCGGAACTCTTGGTCAGTTCAGTTGGCATCACTTTTAAGAGGTAAGGCATTAGATATCTACACGTCGCTCTCAGATGATGTTACAAGTGACTATGCATCATTGAAGGAAgctcttttgaaaggattcaagaagactagtgactggtacaggacagcgtttaaaactgcaaaaatggaTTCCAAGAGCACATATGAACAATATTTGAATATGTTATTTCGAAATTTTGACTTGTGGATAAATAGTCTTAGGATAACGAAAGACTACGAAGATTTGAGAAACATTATAGTCTGTGTTCAGTTCATGTCTACTTTACCTAAGGAAATGCGTCTTTTTCTTAAGGAGCGTAAACCTAGAACTCCAGAGGATTATTCATCATTGGCAGACACATATGCTTCAGCACACAAATGTTATCCTAAAGATGAGCAGAAATACTTTAGGCACAATGCAAATGTATCTAGTTCCAGTGACAAGATCAGTGAGAGTGAGAAACCAGAGAAAACTAGTTCGTCACGTCCTGGTAAGATTGCATGTTACGGTTGTGGTCAGAGTGGACATATTTCGAGAAACTGTCCTAACAAGGTACACAAAAAGAAATCCGAATCTTCTCTTGAGATAGGACAAGTTCTGGATAACACTGGAGTATGTGGACCTATGGTATGTGGAACAGTGAATGGTGTTACAGTATCTAAAATACTTAGAGATACAGGTTGTACAGGAGTAGTGGTATCAGAGGATTTGATTCCTGATCCTGGAACAAATTGTTCATATTCtactcttattgattatttgggCAGAAAGGACAGACTCCCTAttgtcaagatttatttgaaatgtaatctctttacaggttgggttaatgctgttcgggctccattaaagtactgtactgtcttattaggcaatattccaggtgttcaggaccataatttgtttcctctaAAAAATACGGATTCTAACATAGAAGTAAATGCAGTAACAAGAGCACaggtaaaaaggagaaatattgtacACACTCTTTCTTTACCAGAACCATTTGATATATCCATTGATCATGAATCTTTTCTTAGAGAACAGCAGAATTGCGAAGCTTTGAAATATGCAAGAGAAATGAGTCAGTCTGGAGACTTCAAATGTTGCAAGAATGGTTTGCAGTACGAGTTTGTGATGAGAAATGGACTTCTctacaggaaaatacagaaatgtaaaaagcctcagttactgggaaaggaaca CTTCCCAGAAGCAGTcgctttgaagaacataacatctgaagacattgcagaagccttaatatctattttttccagagTGGGAGTGCCGAAAGAAATTCTTTCTGACAGAGGACCACAATTTCGATCAGAACTTATGTTGCAAGTACACAAGTTATTAGGAGTCAAACCTCGTTTCAGTACCCCCTAtcatcctgctgccaatggaagaatagaaaggcaacaccagattttaaagagtatattgaagaaaatatgtgaGTTAAAACCTAATCAATGGCATCATTTCCTTCCAGCAGCACTGTTCGCCATAAGGGAAATCCCAAGTGATACAACAAGTTTCTCACCATTTGAGATTTTatatggccgtcaagtgagaggtcccttgacaatattgaaggaactatggacaaattcggatatgtctgcaggggaaactgatctttattcttttgttttggaactacgtgaaaagttgtccgatgtttctgatttggctgttcaaaacatgaatatatcttccagtacatataagtcttattttgatttgaagagtagtaagcgccaatttaaagctgatgatgaagtacttttgcttattccagaaaaactaggtaaattgcagttctcatggagaggtccatacaagataattgataagcatGGTCCAGTTGACTACTGGGTAAACGTAGAAG atgtacagaaagatgatcttcgtaacttatgtcagaagtacaaacatgtattttcagataaaccaggtaaaacttctttacaagagcataatattaagattaagactACTGAACCCTTTGTTCGTAAATATTATCCAATCCCAGCTCATTTAACTAAGGATTTCGATGACGAAGTACAAAGTTTGCTTGATCTTGGAATAATAGAGCAATCATCTTCTAATTATTCATCTCCTGCATTGCTTGTCAAAAAGAAAGAAG AACTTGATATCTGCAAAGCATATCATCAGATTCCTCTAACACCAGAAAGTCGCAAGTATACAGCCTTTTCAACTAATCTTGGACTAATGCAATATGTAAGATTGCCTTTTGGCCTTA ACTGGAAAATTAATATGGCAGATTTGGAAACAGTCATATTGCGACTGCAAGAAGCGGGATTAACTGCTAAACCAGGAAAGTGTTTCCTCGGTTATGAAGAGATACAATATTTAGGATATGTAATCAACAAAAGGGGTATTTTTCCTCAACAGGATAAAATTACAGCTATTTTGGATATGCCTGCTCCCACTACCAAGAAACAGTTACGAAGCTTTATTGGATCTGTAAATTTTTATG ggaacgttgattgctgtgctggggtttcatccacggcccacgaaactccatccgaagctcctcttGGCATAAATTAA